From a single Alkalihalophilus pseudofirmus genomic region:
- the prmA gene encoding 50S ribosomal protein L11 methyltransferase — translation MKWSEFSIHTTEEAVEPVCNILHEAGASGVVIEDPIDLIKDWGVHYGEIYQLSPDDYPEDGVIVKAYFPVNSFLLETIDEVKASINGLTTYEIDLGRNSVQLAEVNEEDWATAWKKYYKPVKISKSITITPTWEDYTPTEDEMIIELDPGMAFGTGTHPTTVLCIQALESVMQGGEEVIDVGTGSGVLSIAAAKLGAKRVIGLDLDQVAVDSAALNVELNQVHDTVTVRQGNLLEQIDGSYDLVVANILAEVIVQFVQDAAAILKPGGAFITSGIIKRKKQEVKDSLVSAGFTIDEVIEMDDWVAIIARK, via the coding sequence ATGAAATGGTCGGAGTTTAGTATCCATACGACAGAGGAAGCGGTAGAACCAGTGTGTAATATTTTGCATGAAGCAGGAGCGAGCGGAGTTGTGATTGAGGACCCGATTGACCTGATTAAAGACTGGGGTGTGCACTACGGCGAAATTTATCAACTTTCTCCTGATGATTACCCAGAAGACGGCGTCATTGTAAAAGCTTATTTTCCGGTGAACAGCTTTTTACTTGAGACCATTGATGAAGTAAAAGCATCAATAAACGGTTTAACAACTTATGAGATTGATCTTGGCCGCAATAGCGTTCAACTAGCAGAAGTGAACGAAGAAGACTGGGCTACTGCATGGAAGAAATACTATAAGCCTGTTAAAATCTCTAAATCCATTACGATCACACCAACATGGGAAGACTACACTCCTACAGAAGATGAAATGATCATTGAACTTGACCCGGGTATGGCCTTTGGAACAGGAACTCATCCAACAACCGTTCTTTGTATTCAAGCATTGGAAAGTGTCATGCAGGGCGGGGAAGAAGTCATTGATGTAGGGACAGGCTCAGGTGTATTAAGTATCGCTGCGGCAAAGCTGGGCGCAAAACGTGTTATCGGCCTAGATTTGGATCAAGTAGCGGTAGATAGTGCTGCATTAAATGTAGAGTTAAATCAGGTACATGATACCGTAACAGTTCGTCAAGGCAACCTGCTTGAGCAAATTGATGGAAGCTATGATTTAGTAGTTGCCAATATTTTAGCGGAAGTGATTGTTCAATTTGTTCAAGATGCGGCAGCGATTCTTAAACCAGGCGGTGCTTTTATTACATCTGGAATCATTAAGCGTAAAAAACAAGAAGTAAAAGATTCTTTAGTTTCTGCTGGCTTTACCATTGATGAAGTGATTGAAATGGATGACTGGGTAGCCATCATTGCTAGGAAATAA
- a CDS encoding 16S rRNA (uracil(1498)-N(3))-methyltransferase, producing MQRYFVSEDQLNGSTVTITGDDVKHIARVMRMQEGEEIIVSNNAGTTVLAKLKKLSESDIQAEVLEELDPKTELPIKVTVAQGLPKGDKLELITQKGTELGVSCFQPFQASRSIVKWDMKKAKKKVERLEKIAKEAAEQSYREIIPTIKEAASFTQLLETIESYTHTIVAYEESAKTGEASNLHNVLNQVKSGDSVLIVIGPEGGLTEEEVSELEGKGAVLCGLGPRIIRTETAPLYVMAAISYHLELMR from the coding sequence ATGCAACGTTATTTTGTCTCAGAAGATCAATTAAATGGCTCAACTGTGACCATTACTGGTGATGATGTCAAACATATTGCCAGAGTGATGCGAATGCAAGAGGGCGAAGAGATCATTGTTTCAAATAATGCAGGAACAACGGTGCTGGCTAAGCTCAAGAAATTGAGTGAAAGTGACATCCAAGCTGAAGTATTAGAAGAGCTGGATCCAAAGACAGAATTACCCATTAAGGTAACAGTTGCGCAAGGACTGCCTAAAGGTGATAAACTAGAGTTAATTACACAAAAAGGAACGGAGCTCGGTGTCAGCTGCTTTCAGCCCTTTCAAGCCTCCCGCTCGATCGTAAAATGGGATATGAAAAAGGCGAAAAAAAAAGTTGAACGCCTTGAGAAGATTGCAAAAGAAGCGGCTGAGCAGTCATACCGTGAAATCATTCCTACTATCAAGGAAGCAGCTTCTTTTACCCAGCTCTTAGAAACGATTGAAAGCTACACGCATACTATTGTAGCTTATGAAGAGAGCGCAAAGACGGGTGAGGCAAGTAATCTGCACAACGTTTTGAACCAGGTAAAGTCAGGGGACTCCGTGTTAATCGTCATTGGTCCAGAAGGCGGATTAACAGAAGAAGAGGTAAGTGAACTTGAAGGGAAAGGTGCCGTATTATGCGGGCTAGGTCCTAGAATTATTCGAACAGAAACAGCCCCGCTTTATGTGATGGCGGCTATTTCTTATCATTTAGAATTAATGAGGTGA
- the mtaB gene encoding tRNA (N(6)-L-threonylcarbamoyladenosine(37)-C(2))-methylthiotransferase MtaB, with protein MPTVAFHTLGCKVNHYETEAIWQLFKQEGYEKVEYEQTSDVYVINTCTVTNTGDKKSRQVIRRAIRKNPDAVICVTGCYAQTSPAEIMAIPGVDIVVGTQDRTKMIGYIEQFKKEREPINGVGNIMKSRVYEELDVPAFTDRTRASLKIQEGCNNFCTFCIIPWARGLMRSRDPKDVIKQATQLVEAGYKEIVLTGIHTGGYGEDLKDYSLARLLEDLEQVDGLKRIRISSIEASQLTDEVIEVIDRSEKVVRHLHIPLQSGSNTVLKRMRRKYTMEFFAERLDRLKEVLPGLAVTSDVIVGFPGETEEEFQETFDFIAKHKFSELHVFPYSKRTGTPAARMDDQIDEEVKNERVHRLIELSNQLAKEYASQFEGEVLEVIPEERDKENPESGLYIGYTDNYLKVKVKATDEMIGKIVKVKIAKAGYPYNEGEFVRVVDDAEIKQAVNG; from the coding sequence ATGCCTACTGTGGCTTTTCATACATTAGGTTGTAAAGTAAATCATTATGAAACAGAAGCAATTTGGCAGCTGTTTAAACAAGAAGGTTACGAGAAAGTAGAGTATGAGCAAACATCAGACGTCTACGTTATTAACACTTGTACTGTAACCAATACAGGCGATAAAAAAAGCCGTCAAGTGATTCGTCGAGCGATTCGTAAAAATCCAGACGCGGTGATTTGTGTAACAGGTTGTTATGCTCAAACCTCTCCGGCTGAAATTATGGCCATTCCTGGGGTTGATATTGTAGTCGGGACTCAAGACCGTACGAAAATGATCGGCTATATTGAACAGTTCAAAAAAGAGCGTGAGCCGATCAATGGGGTAGGAAACATTATGAAGTCTCGTGTATATGAGGAACTTGATGTCCCGGCATTTACCGATCGTACTCGTGCTTCTTTAAAAATCCAAGAGGGCTGTAACAATTTCTGTACCTTCTGTATCATCCCTTGGGCGCGCGGCCTTATGCGTTCACGTGACCCGAAAGATGTGATTAAACAAGCAACTCAGCTTGTAGAAGCAGGATACAAAGAAATTGTTCTCACTGGAATTCATACAGGCGGCTATGGCGAGGATCTAAAGGATTACAGCCTTGCTCGTCTCCTAGAAGATTTAGAGCAGGTAGATGGCTTAAAACGTATTCGTATCTCATCCATTGAGGCTAGTCAATTAACAGATGAAGTGATTGAGGTGATTGATCGCTCTGAAAAAGTCGTACGTCACTTACACATTCCGCTTCAATCAGGTTCAAATACAGTTCTTAAGCGTATGCGCCGTAAATACACAATGGAATTCTTTGCCGAACGTCTTGATCGTTTGAAAGAAGTGCTTCCAGGTCTTGCCGTTACATCAGATGTAATTGTTGGTTTCCCTGGTGAGACAGAAGAAGAGTTCCAAGAAACATTTGATTTTATTGCAAAGCATAAGTTCAGTGAGCTTCATGTCTTCCCGTATTCAAAACGTACAGGGACACCTGCAGCGCGCATGGATGACCAAATTGATGAAGAAGTAAAGAATGAACGTGTACACCGTTTAATTGAACTTTCCAATCAATTAGCAAAAGAATATGCTTCTCAATTTGAAGGAGAGGTTCTTGAAGTGATTCCTGAAGAACGTGATAAGGAGAATCCTGAGAGCGGTTTGTATATTGGTTATACCGATAATTACCTAAAAGTAAAAGTGAAAGCAACGGATGAGATGATCGGTAAGATCGTTAAAGTAAAAATTGCAAAAGCCGGATACCCTTATAACGAAGGTGAATTTGTCCGCGTCGTAGATGATGCCGAGATAAAGCAAGCGGTAAACGGATAA
- the deoC gene encoding deoxyribose-phosphate aldolase produces MSQSIANLIDHTALKADTTKEQILTLCAEAKEYKFASVCVNPTWVALAAEQLKDAEGVEVCTVIGFPLGASTPEVKAFETKNAIENGATEVDMVINIAALKDKENELVERDIRAVVEAAKGKALTKVIIESCLLTEEEKIRACELSVKAGADFVKTSTGFSTGGATVEDIALMRKVVGPELGVKASGGVRDLEGARAMVDAGATRIGASAGVSIVNGEKSNSDY; encoded by the coding sequence ATGAGTCAATCAATTGCTAATTTAATCGATCACACAGCTTTAAAAGCGGATACAACAAAAGAACAAATTTTAACTCTTTGTGCTGAGGCAAAAGAATATAAGTTTGCATCAGTATGTGTAAACCCAACTTGGGTAGCGCTTGCAGCAGAGCAGTTAAAAGATGCAGAAGGTGTAGAAGTTTGTACGGTTATTGGCTTCCCGCTAGGTGCAAGTACTCCAGAAGTTAAAGCATTTGAAACGAAAAATGCGATTGAAAATGGTGCAACTGAAGTCGATATGGTGATTAACATCGCAGCACTTAAAGACAAAGAGAATGAGCTTGTAGAGCGTGACATTCGTGCGGTTGTAGAAGCTGCGAAAGGGAAAGCTTTAACGAAAGTAATTATTGAGTCTTGTCTATTAACGGAAGAAGAAAAAATCCGTGCTTGTGAACTTTCTGTTAAAGCAGGCGCTGACTTTGTTAAAACATCTACTGGTTTTTCAACAGGCGGTGCTACAGTTGAAGATATCGCTCTAATGCGTAAGGTTGTTGGTCCAGAGCTAGGCGTGAAAGCTTCAGGCGGCGTTCGTGACCTTGAAGGAGCACGTGCAATGGTTGATGCTGGTGCAACTAGAATTGGAGCAAGTGCCGGCGTTTCTATTGTGAACGGTGAAAAGTCTAACTCAGACTATTAA
- a CDS encoding TspO/MBR family protein, whose amino-acid sequence MNRSLAFFNAAALIAVLIVNYLSNALPINGQTAGEISDRLNVMFTPAGYVFSIWGLIYLLLVIWVGAQFFPKTKNNPVYEKVGLWFVISCVFNIAWLLLFHYEFFNLTMVAMAALLISLIVIYIRMDGVKGPSKFRIPFSVYLGWVSVATIVNVGIVLTVNNVSTFGIAPEVWTAILLVVGTALAIWFMTYNNDVIYPMVFIWAFIGIAVERSEYPIIVYTAWALVGLIAVLIIVQFFRRRT is encoded by the coding sequence ATGAATCGATCTTTAGCATTTTTCAACGCAGCTGCATTGATTGCCGTATTAATCGTAAACTATTTATCTAATGCCCTGCCAATCAACGGTCAAACAGCAGGTGAGATATCAGACCGCCTGAACGTAATGTTTACACCGGCTGGATATGTATTCTCCATTTGGGGACTTATTTATTTATTGCTTGTCATTTGGGTAGGGGCGCAGTTCTTCCCTAAAACGAAAAACAATCCAGTCTATGAAAAAGTGGGATTATGGTTTGTCATCAGCTGTGTATTTAATATAGCTTGGCTGCTGCTGTTCCATTATGAGTTCTTCAACCTGACGATGGTGGCAATGGCTGCACTTCTTATAAGCTTGATTGTGATCTATATTCGAATGGATGGAGTGAAGGGTCCTTCAAAATTTAGAATTCCTTTTTCTGTCTATCTAGGTTGGGTGTCTGTAGCTACGATTGTTAATGTGGGGATTGTCCTTACGGTTAATAATGTAAGCACATTTGGTATTGCACCCGAAGTGTGGACAGCTATTTTATTAGTGGTAGGTACGGCTCTTGCGATCTGGTTTATGACCTATAATAATGATGTGATCTATCCAATGGTATTTATCTGGGCGTTTATCGGTATTGCTGTTGAGCGATCTGAATATCCAATCATCGTTTATACAGCATGGGCATTGGTTGGTCTTATTGCAGTACTAATTATTGTTCAATTCTTTAGAAGAAGAACTTAA
- a CDS encoding DMT family transporter — MKAILIGLLASVFFSLTFILNRSMELEGGSWYWSASLRFFFMVPFLLLIVWLRGGLADLFKEMKKHPREWFIWSFFGFVVFYAPITYAAGFGPGWLIAGTWQTTIVAGLLLAPLFYETIRTTDGVVRKPQKILLHSLWPSVIILAGVFFVQLEQSSGVSALILLGSVIPVVIAAFAYPLGNRKMLELVDGSIDTFQRVLGMTLMSLPWWVLLAGYGFIAEGLPSQSQVTQSFIVALSSGIIATVLFFFATNLVRHEPQKLAAVEATQSGSVVFAFLGELLLLGGAFPSIVGLFGLLTIVTGMIIHSFHSRGKPKHAKTAAAKSV, encoded by the coding sequence TTGAAAGCTATTTTAATTGGACTGCTTGCATCGGTATTCTTTTCACTTACCTTTATTTTAAACCGATCAATGGAGCTTGAGGGGGGAAGCTGGTATTGGAGCGCATCACTGCGTTTCTTTTTTATGGTGCCTTTTCTGCTCTTGATTGTGTGGCTGAGAGGAGGCCTAGCTGATTTATTTAAAGAAATGAAAAAGCATCCGCGTGAATGGTTTATTTGGAGCTTTTTTGGGTTTGTGGTGTTTTATGCTCCGATTACGTATGCTGCCGGCTTCGGACCAGGATGGTTAATTGCAGGAACATGGCAAACAACGATTGTAGCGGGACTCCTTTTAGCTCCGCTATTCTATGAAACGATCCGGACGACAGACGGGGTTGTACGCAAACCTCAAAAGATATTACTTCATTCTTTATGGCCTTCTGTCATTATATTAGCAGGGGTATTTTTTGTTCAGCTTGAACAGAGTTCAGGGGTGTCTGCTCTTATCTTACTAGGAAGCGTTATCCCTGTTGTGATTGCAGCTTTTGCTTATCCTCTTGGTAATAGAAAGATGCTTGAGCTCGTTGATGGTTCCATTGATACATTTCAGCGCGTGCTTGGAATGACATTAATGAGTCTTCCTTGGTGGGTGTTACTCGCCGGCTATGGCTTTATAGCAGAAGGCCTTCCGAGCCAGAGTCAGGTAACGCAGTCATTTATCGTAGCTTTGTCCTCAGGGATTATAGCGACTGTCCTATTTTTCTTTGCAACCAATCTAGTTAGACATGAGCCGCAAAAATTGGCAGCTGTAGAAGCGACACAGTCCGGTTCAGTTGTTTTTGCTTTTTTAGGCGAGTTATTGTTACTCGGAGGAGCATTCCCGTCAATAGTTGGGTTATTCGGGTTGCTAACCATTGTCACCGGCATGATTATTCATAGCTTTCATTCAAGAGGAAAACCTAAACATGCCAAAACTGCAGCTGCAAAGTCCGTCTAA
- a CDS encoding redoxin domain-containing protein: MRAKLVLLIMTGFLAFGVFDSITSESSLSKEKTGDGDSGYAPDFTLETLTGDKLSLSDFRGEPVMINFWATWCPPCRAEMPDMERFYQETDIVILAVNQTGSEASVAGVQSFTDELNLTFPILLDEKGEAASLYSVQPLPTSVFINRDGEVHHVQVGAMNKEMMERVLAEL; the protein is encoded by the coding sequence ATGCGTGCCAAACTAGTTTTACTTATCATGACAGGATTCCTTGCATTTGGAGTGTTTGATTCTATAACGAGTGAATCTTCATTAAGCAAAGAGAAAACAGGGGACGGGGATTCAGGCTATGCACCAGATTTTACATTAGAAACTTTAACTGGTGACAAGCTTTCTTTATCAGATTTTAGAGGAGAGCCGGTCATGATTAATTTCTGGGCAACATGGTGCCCTCCATGCCGAGCTGAGATGCCCGATATGGAGAGGTTTTATCAAGAAACTGATATCGTTATCTTAGCAGTCAACCAAACAGGTTCTGAAGCATCGGTTGCGGGTGTTCAATCATTTACGGACGAATTAAACTTAACCTTCCCGATTCTTTTAGATGAAAAAGGAGAAGCTGCCTCTCTTTATAGTGTCCAGCCCCTGCCAACGTCTGTGTTCATTAACCGTGACGGAGAAGTCCATCATGTTCAAGTGGGCGCGATGAATAAAGAAATGATGGAGCGGGTGTTAGCTGAGCTTTAG
- a CDS encoding metal-sensitive transcriptional regulator yields the protein MEYTQEMKNRLKRIEGQVRGVLRLMEEGQDCKSVITQMSATKSAMDRAMAFVIAKNMQQCILDQVEKGEDADQVVEEAIQLLVKSR from the coding sequence ATGGAATACACTCAAGAAATGAAAAATCGCTTAAAAAGAATTGAAGGTCAGGTACGAGGTGTATTACGCCTCATGGAAGAAGGCCAAGATTGTAAATCAGTGATTACACAAATGTCTGCAACAAAATCAGCAATGGACCGTGCCATGGCATTTGTCATTGCTAAAAACATGCAGCAATGTATCCTTGATCAAGTCGAAAAAGGTGAAGATGCCGATCAAGTTGTAGAAGAAGCCATTCAACTGTTAGTTAAAAGCAGATAA
- a CDS encoding Ger(x)C family spore germination protein, with the protein MFKSKLFCVIFTSFLLVILSSCWNRSELNEFALALAMGIDKSDDQYKLTVQVVQPQEVKEPSYYVPVTTYTAQAGSIFEALRKITLESPRKISVPHLRILVLSEDLAEEGIAEVLEMITRDHAYRPDFYTVVSRGNSAEEVLSVMTRLERIPANKLFSSLVTSETQWAPTVGIQIDKLIRELSSESKQAVLTGIKIEGDPESGSTKQTVEQIEPLTSLIYTDVAVFKKDKLVGWLNENESKGYNYILGNVQSTVGGAMCPEDKEGEAIIEVIRTSSEIKGKIENDQPNIDINLKLEGNIGELKCDIDISNEHVLKELEELSENRLKDMLLTTIHTVQADYNSDIFGFGDVLHRSNPDKWKEIEGAWEDEGFQEVNVNVSVECNYNHTGTINRSFNSKFKE; encoded by the coding sequence ATGTTTAAATCTAAATTATTCTGTGTTATTTTTACGAGCTTTTTACTCGTTATCTTATCAAGCTGCTGGAATCGAAGTGAATTAAACGAATTTGCATTAGCCTTAGCAATGGGCATTGATAAATCAGACGACCAATACAAACTGACTGTTCAAGTAGTTCAACCACAAGAAGTAAAAGAACCAAGTTATTATGTTCCGGTTACAACTTATACTGCGCAGGCAGGCAGCATTTTTGAAGCACTACGAAAAATAACTTTAGAATCACCTAGAAAAATTTCAGTACCTCACTTGCGAATTCTTGTTCTTAGTGAAGACTTAGCAGAAGAAGGAATTGCAGAGGTGCTAGAAATGATTACTCGAGATCATGCTTATCGTCCTGACTTCTATACGGTTGTATCTAGAGGGAATAGTGCTGAAGAAGTTTTAAGCGTTATGACTCGTCTAGAAAGAATTCCAGCCAATAAGTTGTTTTCCTCATTAGTTACCTCAGAAACACAATGGGCTCCTACAGTAGGAATACAAATTGATAAATTAATTAGAGAACTGTCAAGTGAAAGTAAACAGGCAGTACTGACTGGAATCAAAATAGAAGGAGATCCAGAATCAGGTTCCACAAAACAAACTGTCGAACAAATAGAACCACTTACCAGTTTAATTTATACAGATGTCGCTGTGTTTAAAAAAGATAAACTGGTTGGTTGGCTGAATGAAAATGAGAGTAAAGGCTATAATTATATATTAGGCAATGTGCAAAGTACGGTTGGCGGAGCGATGTGCCCAGAAGATAAAGAGGGAGAAGCAATAATAGAAGTAATAAGAACCTCATCAGAGATTAAGGGTAAAATCGAAAATGATCAACCGAACATTGATATAAACTTAAAATTGGAGGGCAATATTGGAGAATTAAAGTGTGATATTGATATTTCAAATGAACACGTATTAAAAGAGCTTGAAGAACTTTCAGAAAATAGACTAAAGGATATGCTTTTAACAACTATTCATACCGTCCAAGCAGATTATAATAGTGATATTTTCGGTTTTGGTGACGTATTACATCGCTCAAACCCTGATAAATGGAAGGAAATAGAAGGGGCTTGGGAAGACGAAGGGTTTCAAGAAGTGAATGTAAATGTGAGTGTCGAATGTAATTATAATCATACAGGGACAATAAACAGATCGTTTAACAGCAAATTTAAGGAGTAG
- a CDS encoding GerAB/ArcD/ProY family transporter, whose product MKGTLNVSFPKISIRQFTILVILFTIGNTIINAPSIIAKQSGKDAWISSIIALILGLLLVLFYSYLGNKLGETSIFDYIKLVFGKVIGVIISLLLCIYFFILSSILLRQLGDFLITHIIPETPLTAIFSLFLFIIVMAVRLGLETISRASEVFLPIVLLFIILFMIALTPEIELTQIQPILDEGIRPVLLASMTFLSIPYLQLVAFLTIIPNVDRKKKISTGFILGTLIGGIVLIIGTTLCLLVIGANQTDYYRYPYFYLAQKISIGDIIERLEVFISLLWFVTIFFKLSILFYATTIGISQTFNLKEYRPIVLPLALILLIIALNISPNINYFTHFHERYLLPYALSFGLLLPLLLLFVDKIKRVIKS is encoded by the coding sequence ATGAAAGGAACATTAAATGTGAGTTTCCCTAAAATAAGTATTCGACAATTTACTATATTGGTGATTCTTTTTACAATTGGAAATACAATCATCAATGCTCCTTCTATAATTGCAAAGCAATCAGGAAAAGACGCTTGGATATCTTCAATTATTGCTCTCATATTAGGTCTTTTATTGGTTCTTTTTTATAGTTATTTAGGCAACAAGTTGGGTGAAACATCTATTTTTGATTATATTAAGTTAGTTTTCGGGAAAGTAATTGGCGTTATTATATCTTTGTTATTATGTATATATTTTTTTATCCTTTCATCTATATTATTAAGACAATTAGGAGATTTCCTAATAACTCATATCATTCCTGAAACACCATTAACAGCCATATTTAGTTTGTTTTTATTTATTATTGTTATGGCGGTACGTCTTGGGTTAGAAACCATTTCACGGGCAAGTGAGGTTTTTCTGCCTATAGTACTCCTTTTCATTATATTATTTATGATAGCTCTCACCCCTGAAATTGAATTAACTCAAATACAGCCAATATTAGATGAGGGAATAAGACCGGTTTTATTAGCTTCAATGACTTTTTTAAGTATTCCATATCTACAACTGGTTGCATTCTTGACTATTATTCCTAATGTTGATAGAAAGAAGAAAATATCTACGGGATTTATACTTGGTACGTTAATAGGTGGAATCGTTTTAATTATAGGTACTACCTTATGCCTTTTGGTAATTGGTGCAAATCAAACAGATTATTACAGATACCCGTATTTTTATTTAGCTCAGAAAATTAGTATTGGGGATATCATTGAACGCTTGGAAGTATTTATATCCTTGTTATGGTTTGTAACTATTTTTTTTAAGCTATCTATATTATTTTATGCAACAACAATTGGTATTTCTCAAACTTTTAATCTGAAAGAATACCGTCCTATAGTGTTGCCCTTAGCTTTAATTCTTCTGATCATTGCTCTAAATATTAGTCCAAACATTAATTACTTTACTCATTTCCATGAAAGGTACCTACTTCCATATGCTTTGAGCTTCGGTTTACTTCTACCCCTGCTTCTGTTGTTTGTTGATAAAATAAAAAGGGTAATTAAATCCTAG
- a CDS encoding MgtC/SapB family protein gives MGDIIEMVVYNPALHKLSLAAAAGLIIGLERELKGKPLGLKTCLIVAVTACLLTIVSYESAFLFSEAYSRPMDPGRIPSYVISGIGFLGAGVILRRNNDAISGLTTASLVLASAGLGITIGVGFYVEALLGVLFMILGVRIIPDLMSWIGPKKLKNIEVRAKIYIKKDTDLTSFLKEVKSKNFGIRRVKVKEEAEDIIISCIVVTSRDVYTTDVYYALKSSENVLQVEVENIT, from the coding sequence ATGGGAGACATTATTGAAATGGTTGTTTATAATCCTGCATTACATAAGTTATCCTTAGCTGCAGCTGCCGGTCTTATTATCGGTCTTGAGCGTGAATTAAAAGGTAAGCCTTTAGGGCTGAAAACATGCTTAATCGTTGCAGTAACAGCGTGTCTTCTAACGATTGTTTCCTATGAATCAGCCTTTTTGTTTTCAGAAGCTTATTCACGTCCGATGGACCCGGGGCGTATTCCATCTTATGTGATTAGCGGAATTGGGTTTTTAGGAGCCGGTGTTATTTTGAGAAGAAATAATGATGCGATTTCTGGATTAACGACCGCATCTCTTGTATTGGCATCTGCTGGCTTAGGCATTACCATAGGGGTGGGCTTTTATGTAGAAGCATTATTAGGAGTCCTCTTTATGATTCTTGGCGTACGAATTATTCCTGATCTCATGTCTTGGATAGGGCCGAAGAAATTAAAAAATATTGAAGTGCGAGCAAAAATATATATTAAAAAAGATACAGACTTAACTAGCTTTCTAAAAGAAGTAAAAAGTAAAAACTTTGGAATCAGGCGCGTAAAAGTAAAAGAAGAAGCAGAAGATATTATTATTTCATGTATTGTGGTTACGAGCAGAGATGTCTATACGACAGATGTTTATTACGCATTAAAATCCTCTGAAAATGTATTACAAGTGGAGGTTGAGAATATCACCTAA
- a CDS encoding metal-sensitive transcriptional regulator encodes MEYSQDMKNRLKRIEGQVRGILRLMEEEKDCKNVITQMSAVKSATDRAMAYIIAKNMQQCIIDEVEKGEQADQVVEEAIQLLVKSR; translated from the coding sequence ATGGAGTATTCACAAGATATGAAAAACCGCTTAAAGCGTATTGAAGGTCAAGTTCGTGGGATTCTTCGTCTTATGGAAGAAGAAAAAGACTGTAAGAATGTTATTACCCAAATGTCTGCAGTAAAGTCTGCAACAGACCGTGCCATGGCCTATATTATCGCTAAAAATATGCAGCAATGTATTATCGATGAAGTAGAAAAAGGCGAGCAAGCGGATCAAGTCGTAGAAGAAGCCATTCAATTGTTAGTGAAATCCAGATAA
- a CDS encoding sulfurtransferase TusA family protein encodes MTIKADHVLDAKGLSCPMPIVKTKKTLDGIEPGQVLEVQATDKGSLADLKAWAGSTGHQYLGTIEEGDTLVHYIRKASANEEKEEVDFANVISNEELEAKIGSENVTILDVREPAEYAFSHIPTAASIPLGELKSRLGELNQDHEVYVVCRTGSRSAMAAQLLQDNGFTNVTNVKPGMTAWNGKTESK; translated from the coding sequence ATGACAATTAAAGCAGATCATGTATTAGATGCAAAAGGATTATCTTGTCCAATGCCAATTGTTAAAACGAAAAAAACGTTAGATGGAATTGAACCAGGCCAAGTACTTGAGGTTCAAGCAACAGATAAAGGCTCACTTGCTGATCTTAAAGCATGGGCTGGCTCAACAGGCCATCAATATTTAGGCACCATTGAAGAAGGCGACACGCTTGTTCATTACATTCGTAAGGCGAGTGCAAATGAGGAAAAAGAAGAGGTTGACTTCGCAAATGTGATCTCTAATGAAGAGCTTGAAGCAAAAATCGGCAGTGAGAATGTAACAATCCTTGATGTGCGTGAACCAGCTGAATATGCATTCTCGCATATCCCAACAGCAGCTTCTATTCCTTTAGGTGAGCTTAAGTCACGCTTAGGTGAATTGAACCAAGATCATGAAGTGTATGTTGTCTGCCGTACAGGTTCTAGAAGTGCGATGGCGGCCCAATTGCTTCAAGACAATGGTTTTACAAATGTGACAAATGTAAAGCCTGGAATGACAGCATGGAATGGTAAAACTGAAAGTAAATAA